In the Novosphingobium sp. 9 genome, one interval contains:
- the cyoD gene encoding cytochrome o ubiquinol oxidase subunit IV, which yields MSAHHDSHDHGHGHGHDDHHGGASHGTFGSYMIGFVLSVILTAIPFWLVGSGAISNHTTTALVITAFAVVQIVVHMIYFLHMNTKSEGGWTFMAMIFTVVIVAIALSGSLWVMWHLNTNMMPSMADMAKQAQNLP from the coding sequence ATGAGCGCGCACCACGACTCGCACGACCATGGCCACGGCCATGGTCACGACGATCACCACGGCGGTGCCAGCCACGGGACTTTCGGGTCCTACATGATCGGCTTTGTCCTCTCGGTGATCCTTACGGCCATCCCGTTCTGGCTGGTGGGCAGCGGGGCGATCTCGAACCACACCACGACGGCGCTGGTCATCACTGCCTTCGCCGTGGTGCAGATCGTCGTTCACATGATCTACTTCCTGCACATGAACACTAAGTCGGAAGGCGGCTGGACGTTCATGGCGATGATCTTCACGGTGGTGATCGTGGCGATTGCGCTGTCGGGTTCGCTGTGGGTCATGTGGCACCTGAACACCAACATGATGCCGTCGATGGCGGACATGGCGAAGCAGGCCCAGAACCTGCCCTGA
- a CDS encoding peptide MFS transporter, with protein sequence MKPMEMWNEGDWIGAIAAVALFVVLMVGGLIAARRSEEFAGHPRGLFVLFYAEMWERFSYYGMRALLILYLTKFWLFDDGHASLIYGGYTSLVYITPVLGGYLADRWLGQRKAVLFGGIVLALGHLAMAYEGLHGITDPATKQADPAINVFWLALALIIVGSGFLKANISVIVGQLYKITDIRRDSAYTIFYMGINTGSALGTILVGYLGETIGWSWGFGLAGIGMVLGMVIFAFGKPALRGNGEPPVPLAKAREWMLYGIGVASVGVIWLLIQYLDVIQTALIVCGIAMLAYTLFQAVFTLPYGGISEAPRGRVYTMAAGLTVLLISALALSTGRVESTIGYGGILAGIVIALYVCLVESRSIQHHPRDRLYAVIFLVLLNPIFWGLYEQAGGSLSLYTDKFVDRGGVPTSLFQSINPIYIVLFGPVFAGLWQWLARRGWEPSAPAKFGYALIQVGLGFLVFVWGAGTDNPAVMTSVVFVFLIYLLHTTGELCLSPVGLSAMTRLSPLHLGSFVMGAWFYMTAAGNFIAGKIGEATSGAGGEMSKAVTLHVYTRIGWVTIGIAVVVLALSPLVRRWMHLGTLGAGQPDEPPLGATEAGLEASEAGMHPVTKH encoded by the coding sequence ATGAAGCCGATGGAAATGTGGAACGAGGGGGACTGGATCGGCGCGATTGCCGCTGTTGCCCTTTTCGTGGTGTTGATGGTGGGCGGCCTGATCGCCGCACGCCGCAGCGAGGAATTCGCAGGCCACCCGCGCGGCCTGTTCGTGCTGTTCTATGCCGAGATGTGGGAACGCTTTTCCTACTACGGCATGCGCGCGCTGCTGATCCTCTACCTCACCAAGTTCTGGCTGTTCGACGATGGCCATGCCAGCCTGATCTACGGCGGCTATACCAGCCTCGTCTACATCACCCCGGTGCTGGGCGGCTATCTGGCTGACCGCTGGCTGGGGCAGCGCAAGGCGGTGCTGTTCGGCGGCATCGTGCTGGCGCTTGGCCACCTGGCCATGGCCTATGAGGGGCTGCACGGGATCACCGATCCCGCCACCAAGCAGGCTGACCCGGCGATCAACGTGTTCTGGCTCGCACTGGCGCTGATCATCGTCGGCTCGGGCTTCCTGAAGGCCAACATCTCGGTCATCGTCGGCCAGCTTTACAAGATCACCGACATCCGCCGCGACAGCGCCTATACGATCTTCTACATGGGCATCAACACCGGCTCGGCGCTCGGCACGATCCTCGTGGGCTATCTGGGCGAGACCATCGGCTGGTCGTGGGGCTTCGGCCTTGCGGGCATCGGCATGGTGCTGGGCATGGTGATCTTCGCCTTCGGCAAACCGGCCCTGCGCGGCAACGGCGAGCCCCCCGTCCCGCTCGCCAAGGCGCGCGAATGGATGCTCTACGGCATCGGCGTGGCCTCTGTCGGCGTGATCTGGCTGCTTATCCAGTACCTCGACGTGATCCAGACCGCGCTGATCGTCTGCGGTATCGCGATGCTGGCCTATACACTGTTCCAGGCCGTGTTCACGCTTCCCTACGGCGGCATTTCCGAGGCACCGCGAGGACGGGTCTACACGATGGCGGCCGGGCTTACCGTGCTGCTGATTTCAGCGCTTGCGCTCTCCACGGGCCGCGTTGAGTCGACCATTGGGTATGGTGGTATTCTCGCCGGCATAGTGATCGCCCTCTACGTCTGTCTGGTGGAAAGCCGGAGCATCCAGCATCATCCCCGCGATCGCCTATATGCCGTCATCTTCCTCGTCCTGCTCAACCCGATCTTCTGGGGGCTCTATGAGCAGGCGGGCGGCTCGCTCAGCCTCTATACCGACAAGTTCGTCGATCGCGGCGGGGTGCCGACCAGCCTGTTCCAGTCGATCAACCCGATCTACATCGTGCTGTTCGGTCCGGTCTTCGCAGGGCTGTGGCAGTGGCTCGCCAGGCGCGGCTGGGAGCCTTCGGCGCCTGCCAAGTTTGGCTACGCGCTGATCCAGGTCGGCCTCGGCTTCCTCGTCTTCGTGTGGGGCGCAGGCACCGACAACCCTGCGGTGATGACCTCGGTCGTCTTCGTGTTCCTGATCTACCTGCTGCACACCACCGGCGAGCTGTGCCTCTCGCCGGTCGGCCTTTCCGCCATGACGCGCCTCTCGCCGCTGCATCTGGGCAGCTTCGTGATGGGCGCGTGGTTCTACATGACGGCGGCAGGCAACTTCATCGCCGGCAAGATCGGCGAGGCGACGAGCGGTGCCGGCGGCGAGATGAGCAAGGCCGTCACGCTCCACGTCTATACCCGCATCGGCTGGGTGACGATCGGCATCGCGGTGGTCGTGCTGGCGCTCTCGCCGCTGGTGCGGCGCTGGATGCACCTTGGCACGCTGGGCGCCGGTCAGCCCGACGAGCCGCCGCTCGGCGCGACGGAAGCCGGGCTGGAGGCCAGCGAGGCAGGAATGCACCCGGTCACAAAGCACTGA
- a CDS encoding GNAT family N-acetyltransferase: MDAAIAHLQGDFLSPEQIESSKAVMGLDRQLVEDRTYFAAEIDGQIVGCGGWSRRATLYGGDHSAGLREPRLLDPATEAARVRAMYTDPAWVRRGIGSALLAHCEAAAKAEGFTSCELMGTAAGIPLYKVSGYEAIEHIEDARGGAPVPLIRMRKPLA, from the coding sequence ATGGACGCGGCCATCGCGCACCTGCAGGGCGATTTCCTGTCCCCCGAACAGATCGAATCGAGCAAGGCCGTCATGGGCCTCGACCGCCAGCTGGTGGAAGACCGAACCTATTTCGCGGCGGAGATCGACGGCCAGATCGTCGGCTGCGGTGGCTGGAGCCGTCGCGCGACTCTTTATGGCGGCGATCACTCGGCAGGCCTTCGCGAACCGCGCCTGCTCGATCCAGCCACCGAAGCCGCGCGTGTGCGGGCGATGTACACCGATCCCGCGTGGGTCCGGCGCGGTATCGGTAGCGCCCTGCTCGCGCACTGCGAGGCAGCCGCGAAAGCCGAGGGCTTCACCTCGTGCGAACTGATGGGAACGGCGGCGGGCATTCCGCTCTACAAGGTCAGCGGATACGAAGCCATCGAGCATATCGAGGATGCGCGCGGCGGAGCGCCCGTCCCGCTTATCCGCATGCGCAAACCGCTCGCGTAA
- a CDS encoding response regulator transcription factor, with translation MTDDKPRLLIIEDDATLARTLARSFERRGYVVSTAASPDEAARLLETGSFDFAVVDLKLGAASGLTCVEMLHAHDPETRIVVLTGFASIATAVEAIKLGASHYLAKPSNTDDIEQAFGMREGNTAVPVEGRRSSIKTLEWEYIHQVLAECDFNISEAARRLGMHRRTLARKLEKRQV, from the coding sequence ATGACCGACGACAAACCCCGCCTTCTCATCATCGAGGACGACGCCACGCTGGCGCGCACTCTGGCGCGCTCCTTCGAGCGGCGCGGATACGTGGTCTCCACGGCGGCGAGCCCGGACGAGGCCGCGCGGCTGCTGGAAACCGGAAGCTTCGATTTCGCCGTGGTCGATCTCAAGCTGGGCGCCGCGTCGGGCCTCACTTGTGTCGAGATGCTGCACGCCCATGACCCGGAAACGCGCATCGTTGTGCTGACCGGCTTTGCCAGCATCGCCACCGCCGTCGAAGCGATCAAGCTGGGGGCCTCGCACTATCTGGCGAAGCCTTCGAACACCGATGATATCGAACAGGCCTTCGGCATGCGGGAGGGCAACACCGCCGTTCCGGTCGAAGGGCGGCGCAGCTCGATCAAGACGCTGGAATGGGAATATATCCACCAGGTCCTGGCCGAGTGCGACTTCAACATCTCCGAGGCGGCGCGTCGGCTCGGAATGCATCGCCGCACGCTGGCGCGCAAGCTCGAGAAGCGGCAGGTCTAG
- a CDS encoding ATP-binding protein has translation MVRLTRPFRAARSEALSWSNVELLMWLRWLAVAGQLVTILLVETVLDVRLPLVPLLAAPVVLILVNLGSIALLNRRHRFSQGELYAALTIDVEALCWQLYHSGGATNPFTTLFLLQIVIGAIILEARWSVLVAVNTSLCMLLLLFAHVPLDFPNTHANEPFGLYLVGSLLCFLLSAVLLVVFVGQLNRNRRTSERELSKLRQQATEEAHIVRMGLLASGAAHELGTPLSSLSVVLGDWSRIPAIAQEPDLLADIADMQRELQRCKAVVGSILMSAGELRGEDPQVEGLRSLLGDIVTEWRPRAGGIFLYEDGLGEDLDVISDPGLQQVIGNVLDNALEASPAYVRMAAVREGTEGLGDLVITVEDRGPGFSASVIGRIGQPYISTKGSEGRGVGLFLTANVLRTLGGRLAVANRAEGGAQVRLTIPLEAIAWQPAEAQRRKT, from the coding sequence GTGGTCCGCCTGACGCGGCCTTTTCGCGCGGCGCGCAGCGAAGCGCTGAGCTGGAGCAACGTCGAACTCCTGATGTGGCTGCGCTGGCTGGCGGTGGCGGGGCAACTCGTCACCATCCTGCTCGTGGAGACCGTGCTCGACGTTCGGCTGCCGCTGGTGCCGCTGCTGGCGGCGCCGGTGGTGCTGATCCTCGTCAACTTGGGCAGCATCGCGCTGCTCAATCGTCGCCACCGGTTCTCGCAAGGGGAACTCTATGCCGCGCTGACGATCGACGTCGAGGCGCTGTGCTGGCAGCTCTATCATTCCGGCGGCGCGACGAACCCTTTCACCACACTGTTCCTGCTGCAGATCGTCATCGGCGCGATCATCCTCGAGGCGCGCTGGTCGGTTCTGGTGGCGGTGAACACCAGCCTGTGCATGCTGCTGCTGCTCTTCGCGCACGTACCGCTGGATTTCCCGAACACGCACGCAAACGAGCCTTTCGGGCTCTACCTTGTCGGCAGCCTGCTGTGCTTCCTGCTGTCAGCCGTGTTGCTGGTCGTGTTCGTCGGCCAGCTTAATCGCAACCGCCGAACCAGCGAGCGCGAACTGTCGAAGCTGCGCCAGCAGGCGACCGAGGAGGCGCATATCGTGCGCATGGGCCTGCTCGCATCGGGCGCGGCGCATGAACTGGGCACCCCGCTGTCCTCGCTCTCGGTCGTGCTCGGAGACTGGAGCCGCATTCCGGCCATCGCCCAGGAGCCGGACCTTCTGGCCGACATCGCCGACATGCAGCGCGAACTCCAGCGCTGCAAGGCGGTGGTTGGCAGCATCCTGATGTCCGCCGGTGAGCTTCGCGGCGAAGACCCGCAGGTCGAGGGACTGCGTTCCTTGCTGGGCGATATCGTCACGGAATGGCGCCCGCGCGCCGGTGGCATCTTCCTGTACGAGGACGGCCTTGGCGAGGATCTCGACGTGATTTCCGATCCGGGCCTCCAGCAGGTGATCGGCAACGTGCTGGACAACGCGCTGGAGGCCTCGCCTGCCTATGTGCGGATGGCGGCGGTGCGCGAAGGGACCGAAGGGCTGGGCGATCTCGTGATCACGGTGGAGGATCGCGGGCCGGGCTTTTCGGCATCGGTGATCGGGCGGATCGGCCAGCCTTACATCTCGACCAAGGGATCGGAGGGGCGCGGCGTGGGCCTGTTCCTGACGGCCAACGTCCTGCGCACGCTCGGCGGCCGACTGGCGGTTGCAAATCGCGCAGAGGGTGGTGCGCAAGTACGGCTCACGATTCCGCTTGAAGCCATTGCATGGCAACCCGCAGAGGCGCAGAGGCGCAAGACATGA
- a CDS encoding SURF1 family protein: MTVLLLLAACVFVALGIWQVHRLAWKEALIARVDARVHAAPVALPPSAALDAAAASDDSDSIDYLRVRFSGIYDASGTALALASTDLGRGYWVMTPMLLDGDRKIYVNRGFVPDGTKPDSALLAVPNDKVEVVGLLRSNEPKGSLLQSNRPAQDRWYSRDVLAMAIAHKVGAVDPAFVDAQTPVPAKGAGPVPGLTVISFPNSHLSYLLTWFAMAALSLAGIVVIWRRREPWSA; this comes from the coding sequence TTGACAGTCCTCTTGCTGCTGGCCGCCTGCGTTTTCGTCGCCCTGGGTATCTGGCAGGTCCACCGGCTCGCCTGGAAGGAAGCCCTGATCGCCCGGGTCGACGCCCGCGTTCATGCAGCCCCCGTCGCCCTGCCGCCCAGCGCGGCCCTCGATGCGGCAGCAGCCAGCGACGATAGCGACAGCATCGACTATCTTCGCGTTCGCTTTTCCGGGATCTATGACGCGTCAGGAACCGCGCTGGCGCTTGCCTCCACCGATCTGGGGCGCGGATACTGGGTGATGACGCCGATGCTGCTCGACGGCGACCGCAAGATCTACGTCAATCGCGGGTTCGTCCCCGACGGCACCAAGCCGGACAGTGCGTTGCTCGCCGTGCCGAACGATAAGGTTGAGGTTGTCGGCCTGCTCCGCTCGAACGAGCCCAAGGGCAGCCTGCTGCAATCCAACCGTCCGGCGCAGGACCGCTGGTATTCCCGCGATGTGCTGGCGATGGCGATTGCCCACAAGGTCGGCGCGGTCGATCCGGCCTTCGTCGATGCGCAGACGCCGGTTCCGGCCAAGGGCGCAGGCCCGGTTCCCGGTCTGACCGTGATTTCATTCCCCAACAGCCATCTTTCCTACCTGCTCACGTGGTTTGCCATGGCTGCGCTATCGCTCGCCGGCATTGTCGTGATCTGGCGCCGGCGTGAGCCGTGGTCCGCCTGA
- the dxs gene encoding 1-deoxy-D-xylulose-5-phosphate synthase yields MAEKPATPLLDTVDTPDDLRRLKPAQLRQLADELRAETISAVGHTGGHLGSGLGVVELTVAIHYVFNTPADRLIWDVGHQAYPHKILTGRRDRIRTLRQGGGLSGFTKRSESEYDPFGTAHSSTSISAALGFAVANKIAGKPGRGIAVIGDGAMSAGMAYEAMNNAEAAGNRLVVILNDNDMSIAPPVGGLSSYLARLVSSGKFLGLRELARKFARRLPRPLHTAARKTESFARGMAMGGTLFEELGFYYVGPIDGHDLDSLVPVLENVRDAGEGPILVHVVTQKGKGYGPAEQAADKYHGVQKFDVITGEQAKAPAGPPSYTGTFAKALLAEAMVDPTICAITAAMPSGTGLDKFAQTFPDRSFDVGIAEQHAVTFAAGLAAQGMRPFCAIYSTFLQRAFDQVVHDVALQNLPVRFAIDRAGLVGADGATHAGSFDVTYLATLPNMVVMAAADEAELVHMVHTAAKHDSSPIAFRYPRGNGVGVALPEVPEQLEIGKGRVVREGSKVAILSLGTRLAEALKAADTLDAKGLSTTVADMRFAKPLDTDLIRRLMLSHEVIITIEEGSVGGLGAHVLTMASDEGLTDAGLKIRTMRLPDVFQDHDKPDAQYDEAGLNAPNIVDTVLKALRHNSTGVAEARA; encoded by the coding sequence ATGGCTGAAAAACCGGCAACCCCGCTGCTCGATACCGTTGATACTCCGGATGACCTGCGCAGGCTCAAGCCCGCACAATTGCGCCAGCTCGCCGATGAACTGCGTGCAGAGACGATCTCTGCCGTCGGACACACCGGCGGCCACCTCGGCTCGGGCCTTGGCGTGGTCGAGCTGACCGTTGCCATCCACTACGTTTTCAACACGCCTGCCGACCGGCTGATCTGGGACGTCGGCCATCAGGCCTACCCGCACAAGATCCTGACCGGTCGCCGTGACCGTATCCGCACGCTGCGTCAGGGCGGAGGACTTTCGGGCTTCACCAAGCGTTCGGAAAGCGAATACGATCCCTTCGGCACCGCGCACAGTTCGACCTCGATTTCGGCAGCGCTGGGGTTTGCCGTGGCGAACAAGATCGCGGGCAAGCCGGGGCGCGGCATCGCCGTGATCGGCGACGGCGCGATGAGCGCAGGGATGGCCTACGAGGCGATGAACAACGCCGAGGCCGCCGGAAACCGCCTTGTCGTGATCCTCAACGACAACGACATGTCGATCGCGCCGCCGGTCGGTGGGCTTTCGTCCTACCTCGCGCGTCTGGTGTCTTCCGGCAAGTTCCTGGGTCTGCGCGAACTCGCGCGCAAATTCGCCCGCCGCCTGCCGCGCCCGCTGCACACGGCGGCGCGCAAGACCGAATCGTTCGCGCGCGGTATGGCCATGGGCGGCACGCTGTTCGAGGAACTGGGCTTCTACTACGTCGGCCCGATCGACGGGCATGACCTCGATTCGCTGGTGCCTGTGCTCGAAAACGTGCGCGATGCGGGCGAAGGCCCGATCCTCGTCCATGTCGTGACGCAGAAGGGCAAGGGCTACGGCCCCGCCGAACAGGCGGCGGACAAGTATCACGGCGTCCAGAAGTTCGACGTCATCACCGGGGAACAGGCCAAGGCGCCTGCTGGTCCGCCCAGCTACACCGGCACCTTCGCCAAGGCGCTGCTGGCCGAAGCCATGGTCGATCCGACGATCTGCGCGATCACTGCGGCGATGCCGTCCGGCACCGGGCTCGACAAGTTCGCGCAGACCTTCCCCGATCGCAGCTTCGATGTCGGCATTGCCGAACAGCACGCGGTGACGTTCGCGGCAGGGCTTGCGGCGCAAGGGATGCGCCCGTTCTGCGCGATCTACTCGACCTTCCTCCAGCGCGCCTTCGATCAGGTGGTGCACGATGTGGCGCTCCAGAACCTGCCGGTGCGCTTTGCGATCGACCGTGCGGGCCTCGTCGGCGCCGATGGTGCCACGCATGCCGGTTCGTTCGACGTGACCTATCTCGCTACGCTGCCCAACATGGTGGTGATGGCCGCTGCAGACGAGGCGGAACTGGTCCACATGGTCCATACCGCTGCGAAGCACGACAGCAGCCCGATCGCCTTCCGCTATCCGCGCGGCAACGGCGTCGGCGTGGCGCTTCCCGAGGTTCCCGAACAGCTGGAGATCGGCAAGGGCCGCGTGGTCCGTGAAGGCTCCAAGGTGGCGATCCTATCGCTCGGCACGCGTCTGGCCGAAGCGCTCAAGGCCGCCGACACGCTCGATGCCAAGGGGCTTTCGACGACGGTTGCGGACATGCGCTTCGCCAAGCCGCTCGATACCGACCTGATCCGCCGCCTGATGCTGAGCCATGAGGTGATCATCACCATCGAGGAAGGCTCGGTCGGTGGTCTTGGCGCCCATGTCCTCACCATGGCGAGCGACGAGGGGCTGACCGATGCGGGCCTCAAGATCCGCACGATGCGGCTGCCCGACGTGTTCCAGGACCACGACAAGCCCGATGCGCAGTACGACGAGGCGGGCCTCAATGCGCCGAATATCGTCGATACCGTGCTCAAGGCGCTGCGCCACAACAGCACCGGCGTTGCCGAGGCGCGCGCCTGA
- a CDS encoding GFA family protein encodes MTSDNQQGTQTPDTHGGQCHCGAVRFEATLSDGFRSIRRCTCSYCRMRGAVAVSAEMGGVKIIEGEDVLTSYRFNTREAEHFFCSRCGIYTHHQRRSNPNQYGVNVACLDGMSPFDFAEVPVTDGINHTRDTGKPARLAGVLRFIPEEPA; translated from the coding sequence ATGACATCCGACAATCAACAGGGCACCCAGACACCGGATACACATGGAGGGCAATGCCACTGCGGCGCGGTCCGGTTCGAGGCGACCTTGAGCGACGGCTTCCGCTCCATCCGGCGCTGCACCTGCTCCTATTGCCGGATGCGCGGTGCCGTCGCCGTTTCCGCCGAGATGGGCGGCGTGAAGATCATCGAAGGCGAAGACGTGCTGACGAGCTACCGCTTCAACACACGGGAAGCGGAGCACTTCTTCTGTTCACGCTGCGGCATCTACACGCACCATCAGCGCCGCTCGAACCCCAACCAATATGGCGTGAACGTCGCCTGCCTCGACGGCATGAGCCCCTTCGACTTTGCCGAAGTGCCGGTGACGGATGGCATCAATCACACCAGAGACACCGGCAAGCCAGCGCGGCTTGCCGGTGTCCTGCGCTTCATTCCCGAAGAGCCCGCATGA